One genomic window of Candidatus Methylomirabilota bacterium includes the following:
- a CDS encoding CoA transferase, translating into MPGAQPFSGIEVVEFGQFIAVPYCAQLLADGGAHVIKIEALEGDPVRLLAPLAPGETRHFISRNRGKHSLPLNLKHPGAQRIIDALLARADVVLTNFRPGLARDLGLDYATLAPRYPRLIVGNVTAFGPRGPDALLPGMDLVVQARSGLMTANGRLQDGNPAVGDPPAADYMCAMTLAFGIASALLRRTQTGRGGEVDVALLMAALVLQNNGMVRVDKADKPVLDDLNARLAELRARGAPYTEQASLVPQIRTHAMVRVYYRTYATKDATLAVACVSPSLQRAFMRAVGMKDRAHEHPITDPAELQRHYQALGASMEALMRTRTTAEWKAALDAAALPAAGVKLPIEMMEDEQALANDMLHDLDHPALGTVRVVSTPIRMDGGGFRPSPATRALASETRDILAGLGFTPDEIAAMLREGATRAQ; encoded by the coding sequence ATGCCGGGCGCTCAGCCCTTCTCGGGCATCGAGGTCGTCGAGTTCGGCCAGTTCATCGCAGTCCCCTATTGCGCGCAGCTCCTCGCCGACGGCGGCGCGCACGTGATCAAGATCGAAGCGCTCGAGGGCGATCCCGTGCGTCTGCTGGCGCCACTGGCTCCCGGGGAGACGCGGCACTTCATCTCGCGCAATCGCGGGAAGCATTCCCTGCCCTTGAATCTCAAGCACCCGGGCGCTCAGCGCATCATCGATGCGCTGCTCGCGCGCGCGGACGTCGTGCTGACGAACTTCCGGCCGGGCCTGGCGCGCGACCTGGGCCTCGACTACGCCACGCTCGCCCCGCGCTATCCGCGGTTGATCGTGGGCAACGTCACCGCGTTCGGTCCGCGCGGTCCCGACGCGCTCCTGCCCGGCATGGACCTCGTGGTACAGGCGCGCAGCGGACTCATGACCGCGAACGGCCGCCTCCAGGACGGGAACCCGGCGGTGGGCGATCCACCCGCGGCTGACTACATGTGCGCGATGACGCTGGCCTTCGGCATCGCCTCCGCGCTCCTGCGCCGCACGCAAACCGGGCGGGGCGGCGAGGTAGACGTGGCGCTGCTCATGGCCGCCCTCGTGCTGCAGAACAACGGCATGGTGCGGGTGGACAAGGCCGACAAGCCCGTGCTCGACGACCTCAACGCGCGCCTCGCCGAGCTGCGCGCGCGCGGCGCGCCCTACACCGAGCAGGCGAGCCTGGTGCCGCAGATCCGCACGCACGCCATGGTGCGCGTGTACTACCGCACCTACGCCACCAAGGACGCGACCCTCGCCGTCGCTTGCGTGAGCCCGAGCCTCCAGCGGGCCTTCATGCGCGCGGTGGGGATGAAGGACCGCGCCCACGAGCATCCCATCACCGATCCCGCCGAGCTCCAGCGTCACTATCAGGCGCTGGGCGCCTCGATGGAGGCGCTCATGCGGACGCGCACCACCGCGGAGTGGAAGGCGGCGCTGGATGCGGCGGCCCTGCCGGCGGCGGGCGTGAAGCTGCCCATCGAGATGATGGAGGACGAGCAGGCGCTGGCCAACGACATGCTCCACGATCTCGACCACCCCGCGCTGGGCACGGTGCGGGTGGTGTCCACCCCGATCCGGATGGACGGCGGAGGCTTCCGGCCCTCGCCGGCCACGCGCGCGCTCGCCTCGGAGACGCGCGACATCCTCGCGGGCCTGGGGTTCACGCCGGACGAGATCGCCGCCATGCTGCGCGAGGGCGCCACGCGCGCGCAGTAA
- a CDS encoding ankyrin repeat domain-containing protein: MSQIDELFGAVRKNELARVASLLDGEPTLARARKDGASAVLFARYCGHHEIVVLIRRRVTALDVFEACALGDTERLAALLDADPALVNAVAEDGFGPLGLASFFDHEPAVRLLLSRGAHVDQASANGMRVELIELLLGFGADPTVHDGEGHSAADHARSRGHEEAARRLGWR; this comes from the coding sequence ATGTCGCAGATCGACGAGCTCTTCGGCGCCGTCCGCAAGAACGAGCTCGCGCGCGTCGCCTCCCTGCTCGATGGCGAGCCGACTCTGGCCCGCGCGCGGAAGGATGGCGCCTCCGCCGTGCTCTTCGCCCGCTACTGCGGCCACCACGAGATCGTCGTGCTCATTCGCCGCCGGGTTACCGCCCTCGACGTCTTCGAGGCCTGCGCCCTCGGCGACACCGAGCGGCTCGCCGCGCTGCTGGACGCCGATCCGGCGCTGGTCAACGCGGTGGCCGAGGACGGGTTCGGTCCCCTCGGCCTGGCCTCCTTCTTCGATCACGAGCCCGCCGTGCGGCTGCTGCTCTCCCGCGGGGCCCACGTGGACCAGGCCTCGGCCAACGGCATGCGGGTGGAGCTAATCGAGCTGCTCCTCGGGTTCGGGGCCGACCCGACCGTTCACGACGGTGAAGGCCACTCGGCTGCCGACCATGCCCGCTCGCGGGGCCACGAGGAAGCGGCGCGCCGCCTCGGATGGAGGTAA
- a CDS encoding sigma-70 family RNA polymerase sigma factor: MDLATLIGRAQQQDLDAFAEITRRFQHMAFGYALSILRDLGKAEDVVQESFVAAWFGLARLEDPAAFPGWLRGIVRHQAHRVLRRKHLEAALPLAEAHGLAAEAPEPEGRIERGRRANTILAAITELPDPLREVVILFYVHECSQQDIATFLGLPVTTVNNRLHAARAKLKRKVIAMVKDTLASHALPDDFAARIGRIVRAREGVIEARFDPEALPGVLTELTVSDEARQRAIIAQVVQRRPDGLVRAVSTGPADALSPGMAVLSERRPPRTPLRREDFARTVAILSGPPEPKSSGARLLETGVKVIDVMCPLNAGGTLAVAGEYQAGTVVLVEELVRRLCSGADRLSIFSMIPVPMTMSVEELWKKEGFSEGTVGAVETFYFPGEEGAWTTDRLASLAGVDAMIRLSEAVAKIGIYPPVDPLASRSRVLETAAVSPAHMDLARRARQALALATAPEGAPEHELARQRARKLLRFFAQPFFVAEPYTKRPGSHVPLAEALRGCRAILDGECDDLPAQAFYFTGTLDDVRRAAAAPAARQGAGGAASSGGSASP, from the coding sequence ATGGATCTCGCGACCCTGATCGGTCGGGCCCAGCAGCAGGATCTCGACGCGTTCGCCGAGATCACGCGTCGGTTCCAGCACATGGCCTTCGGCTATGCGCTCTCGATCCTCCGTGACCTCGGGAAGGCCGAGGACGTCGTGCAAGAGTCCTTCGTCGCGGCGTGGTTCGGCCTGGCCCGGCTGGAGGATCCGGCCGCCTTCCCCGGCTGGCTTCGGGGCATCGTCCGCCATCAGGCGCACCGAGTGCTGCGCCGCAAGCATCTGGAGGCGGCCCTGCCGCTGGCCGAGGCCCATGGGCTCGCCGCCGAGGCGCCGGAGCCGGAAGGGCGCATCGAGCGGGGCCGGCGCGCGAACACCATCCTCGCCGCCATCACGGAGCTGCCCGACCCCCTGCGCGAGGTCGTTATCCTCTTTTACGTGCACGAGTGCTCGCAGCAGGACATCGCCACGTTCCTGGGCCTGCCCGTGACCACGGTGAACAACCGCCTGCACGCCGCCCGCGCGAAGCTCAAGAGAAAGGTCATCGCGATGGTGAAGGACACGCTCGCCTCACACGCCCTGCCCGACGACTTCGCCGCGCGCATCGGCCGTATCGTGCGTGCGCGGGAGGGCGTGATCGAGGCCCGCTTCGATCCGGAGGCCCTGCCGGGTGTCCTCACCGAGCTGACGGTGAGCGACGAGGCGCGGCAGCGGGCGATCATCGCGCAGGTCGTCCAGCGGCGGCCCGACGGCCTGGTCCGCGCGGTCTCGACCGGGCCCGCCGACGCCCTCAGCCCCGGCATGGCGGTGCTGAGCGAGCGTCGTCCGCCCCGGACGCCGCTCCGGCGGGAGGACTTCGCGCGAACCGTCGCGATCCTGAGCGGTCCGCCCGAACCGAAGAGCAGTGGGGCGCGGCTGCTCGAGACCGGGGTCAAGGTCATCGACGTGATGTGCCCGCTCAACGCCGGCGGCACTCTCGCGGTGGCCGGTGAGTACCAGGCGGGGACGGTGGTGCTCGTGGAAGAGCTGGTGCGGCGGCTCTGCAGCGGCGCCGACCGGTTGTCGATCTTCTCCATGATCCCGGTGCCGATGACGATGTCCGTCGAGGAGCTGTGGAAGAAGGAGGGCTTCAGCGAGGGTACGGTAGGCGCGGTCGAGACCTTCTACTTCCCCGGAGAGGAAGGGGCATGGACGACCGACCGCCTGGCGAGCCTTGCCGGCGTGGACGCGATGATCCGCCTCTCGGAGGCCGTCGCGAAGATCGGGATCTACCCGCCGGTCGATCCCCTCGCCTCGCGCTCGCGCGTGTTAGAAACCGCCGCTGTGAGTCCCGCGCACATGGACCTCGCGCGGCGCGCGAGGCAGGCGCTCGCCCTCGCCACCGCGCCCGAGGGGGCGCCCGAGCACGAGCTCGCCCGGCAGCGGGCACGCAAGCTCCTGCGCTTCTTCGCCCAGCCCTTCTTCGTGGCCGAACCCTACACCAAGCGGCCCGGCTCCCACGTTCCCCTCGCCGAGGCTCTGCGCGGCTGCCGCGCCATCCTCGACGGCGAGTGCGACGACCTCCCCGCCCAGGCGTTCTACTTCACCGGGACGCTGGACGACGTGCGCCGCGCCGCAGCCGCGCCGGCCGCTCGGCAAGGAGCAGGAGGCGCGGCGAGCTCCGGCGGAAGCGCGAGCCCTTGA
- a CDS encoding class I SAM-dependent methyltransferase produces the protein MPAPREWFRGFFDETYLATDRPVLTPRRTRAEVSFAERVLALRPSARVLDVPCGFGRHAGELARRGYTAVGVDLSPLMLREARRAHREGGRLRFVRADMRRLAYRAEFDAVICLFTSFGYFSERENVAALRRMARALRPGGRLLMDHRNPAYDVTLPTHYWRRPRRGLYVLWTLEVDRRTHVQEATWLIVRSGGTARGTPRVTRKRFRLRLWTPAQWRRHLRAAGLRLLRAYGDFKGSRFRRSSPRLLLLAERPARLRRGARRPASR, from the coding sequence GTGCCGGCGCCGCGCGAGTGGTTCCGCGGGTTCTTCGACGAGACCTACCTCGCCACCGATCGGCCCGTCCTGACGCCCCGGCGCACCCGCGCCGAGGTGAGCTTCGCGGAGCGCGTCCTGGCCCTCCGGCCCAGCGCGCGCGTGCTGGACGTGCCCTGCGGCTTCGGCCGGCACGCGGGCGAGCTGGCCCGCCGCGGCTACACGGCGGTGGGCGTCGATCTCTCCCCGCTCATGCTGCGCGAGGCGCGCCGCGCCCACCGCGAGGGCGGGCGCCTGCGCTTCGTCAGGGCCGACATGCGTCGGCTCGCCTACCGCGCCGAGTTCGATGCGGTGATCTGTCTGTTCACGAGCTTCGGCTACTTCAGCGAGCGCGAGAACGTGGCGGCGCTCCGGCGCATGGCCCGCGCGCTCAGGCCGGGCGGCCGGCTGCTGATGGACCATCGCAACCCCGCGTACGACGTCACGCTGCCCACGCATTACTGGCGCCGACCGCGGCGGGGCCTCTACGTGCTCTGGACGCTCGAGGTGGACCGCCGCACCCACGTGCAGGAGGCCACGTGGCTCATCGTCCGCAGCGGCGGGACGGCGCGCGGCACGCCCAGGGTCACGCGTAAACGCTTTCGGCTTCGCCTCTGGACGCCGGCCCAGTGGCGCCGTCATCTGCGGGCGGCGGGGCTCCGCCTCCTTCGCGCCTACGGCGACTTCAAGGGCTCGCGCTTCCGCCGGAGCTCGCCGCGCCTCCTGCTCCTTGCCGAGCGGCCGGCGCGGCTGCGGCGCGGCGCACGTCGTCCAGCGTCCCGGTGA
- a CDS encoding alpha/beta fold hydrolase, producing MAAPDWLDRVAYPFTSRWLDLPSGRLHYIDEGQGRPVVMVHGTPDWSFLWRHLVKALAPRYRCVALDHLGFGLSDRPPGSWYLPEHQAANLRTLIERLGLRDLTLVLHDFGGPFGLHYAIDQTQNVRSLVLMNTWMWSLADDRRVARFARLAGSRLGRYLYLEWNVSARLIMKRAFGDPRRLPPNVHAQYLAPFPDPPSRAATWAYARALLGSRAWFDRLWTRRERLRDLPVLILWGMKDQAIREPELLRLQSAFSRAEVVRLPDVGHFPPEEAPDRLAMLIGGFLDRDGR from the coding sequence GTGGCCGCGCCGGACTGGCTCGATCGCGTCGCGTACCCCTTTACCTCACGGTGGCTCGATCTGCCCTCGGGTCGCCTGCACTACATCGATGAGGGGCAGGGCCGGCCCGTGGTCATGGTGCACGGCACGCCCGACTGGTCGTTCCTCTGGCGGCACCTCGTCAAGGCGCTGGCCCCGCGCTACCGCTGCGTCGCGCTCGACCATTTGGGCTTTGGCCTCTCCGATCGCCCGCCCGGCTCGTGGTATCTGCCCGAGCATCAGGCGGCCAATCTCAGGACGCTGATCGAGCGCCTCGGGTTGCGCGACCTCACTCTGGTTCTCCACGACTTCGGTGGGCCCTTCGGTCTGCACTACGCCATCGATCAGACGCAGAACGTGCGAAGCCTCGTCCTCATGAACACGTGGATGTGGTCCCTCGCCGACGATCGCCGCGTCGCGCGCTTCGCGCGGCTGGCGGGGAGCCGCCTCGGACGCTATCTCTATCTCGAGTGGAACGTCTCGGCGCGGCTCATCATGAAGCGGGCGTTCGGCGACCCGCGGCGCCTTCCGCCAAACGTCCACGCGCAGTACCTGGCGCCCTTCCCCGATCCCCCCTCGCGCGCGGCGACCTGGGCCTACGCCCGCGCCCTCCTCGGCAGCCGCGCATGGTTCGACCGCCTGTGGACGCGCCGCGAGCGCCTGCGCGATCTGCCGGTGCTGATCCTGTGGGGCATGAAGGACCAGGCGATCCGCGAGCCGGAGCTCCTTCGCCTGCAGTCGGCCTTTTCCCGGGCCGAGGTGGTGCGGCTACCCGACGTGGGCCATTTCCCGCCCGAGGAGGCGCCGGACCGGCTGGCCATGCTGATCGGCGGGTTCCTCGACCGAGACGGACGGTGA
- a CDS encoding haloacid dehalogenase type II, which translates to MAASTLAGVKALGFDVFGTVVDWRSSIIREGEALGRAKGLDVDWEAFTDAWRGLYQPGLDRVRSGAMPWTRLDDLHRMSLDRLLVDFEIQGLSESEVDHLNRVWHRLDPWPDSVPGLTRLRKKYVLATLSNGNIALMVNMAKRAGLPWDAILGAEPARHYKPQPEAYLRTADFLSLRPEECMLVAAHNGDLAAAARVGFHTAFVRRPTEYGPTQTRDLRAEQAWDVVAESMVDLAAKLGC; encoded by the coding sequence ATGGCGGCGTCCACCCTGGCCGGCGTCAAGGCCCTCGGCTTCGACGTGTTTGGCACGGTGGTGGATTGGCGGTCGAGCATCATCCGCGAGGGCGAGGCGCTCGGCCGCGCCAAGGGTCTCGATGTGGATTGGGAGGCCTTCACCGACGCATGGCGCGGGCTCTATCAGCCCGGCCTCGACAGGGTGCGCTCCGGCGCGATGCCGTGGACACGGCTCGACGACCTCCACCGCATGAGCCTCGACCGGTTGCTCGTCGACTTCGAGATCCAGGGCCTTTCCGAGAGCGAGGTCGACCACCTCAACCGCGTCTGGCACCGCCTCGATCCCTGGCCCGACTCCGTGCCCGGGCTCACCCGCCTGCGGAAGAAATACGTGCTCGCCACGCTCTCCAACGGCAACATCGCGCTCATGGTGAACATGGCCAAGCGCGCGGGGCTGCCGTGGGATGCCATCCTCGGCGCCGAGCCCGCGCGTCACTACAAGCCGCAGCCGGAGGCCTATCTCCGCACCGCGGACTTCCTCAGCCTCCGTCCTGAGGAGTGCATGCTGGTCGCCGCGCACAACGGCGATCTCGCCGCCGCCGCCCGCGTGGGCTTTCACACCGCGTTCGTGCGGCGGCCCACCGAGTACGGGCCGACGCAGACGCGCGATCTCCGCGCCGAACAAGCCTGGGACGTCGTGGCCGAGAGCATGGTGGACCTCGCCGCCAAGCTCGGCTGCTGA
- a CDS encoding amidase: MAVTAGSICDLDLAGVSEALAARRISSVEATEAYLERIARHDGVLQAYITVMRDTALSRARAADAEQSRGSRRGPLHGVPLALKDLIAVAGVRMTGGSEVLADHVPMRDAFVTERLHAAGAVVLGKLTMHEWAFGRPARDGRFPTGRNPWDVTRAPAGSSSGSAVAVVAGLCAGALGSDTGGSIRGPAAMCGIVGHKPTYGLVSRGGVLAMDWSLDHVGPMTRSVWDAAAILQAIAGHDPADPGSLHGPVPDFMAGLDRGARGIRLGLLRRYYVDWPGLDAEVKAAALEAFDVLTREGATFQDVDAPMLDMAPAVWTCFLAEMFEYHREMAARAPEKYREGTRIRMYMGALVSAPDFLRAQRLRARFRREIDGLLARCDALIFPGQAGPAQRFEDISSAEVMASGSRYTSPWNLLGLPAANVPSGFTRAGLPVSIQIVGRAGDDATVLRIARAYERVTEWHRRRPDPAGWKLA, encoded by the coding sequence ATGGCGGTGACCGCGGGCTCCATCTGCGATCTCGATCTCGCCGGCGTGAGCGAAGCTCTCGCCGCGCGGCGCATCTCCTCCGTCGAGGCGACCGAGGCGTATCTCGAACGCATCGCCCGCCACGACGGCGTGCTCCAGGCCTACATCACGGTGATGCGCGACACGGCGCTGTCGCGCGCCCGGGCCGCCGACGCCGAGCAGTCGCGCGGCAGCCGGCGCGGCCCGCTCCATGGCGTGCCGCTCGCCCTCAAGGACCTCATCGCCGTGGCCGGTGTGCGCATGACGGGAGGCTCTGAGGTGCTCGCCGACCACGTGCCCATGCGCGACGCCTTCGTCACCGAGCGGCTGCACGCGGCGGGGGCGGTGGTGCTCGGCAAGCTCACCATGCACGAGTGGGCCTTCGGCCGCCCCGCGCGAGATGGGCGCTTTCCCACCGGGCGCAACCCGTGGGATGTGACCCGCGCGCCCGCCGGCTCCTCCTCGGGCTCCGCGGTGGCGGTGGTGGCGGGCCTCTGCGCGGGCGCGCTCGGCTCGGACACCGGCGGCTCCATCCGCGGGCCGGCGGCGATGTGCGGCATCGTGGGCCACAAGCCGACCTACGGCCTCGTGAGCCGGGGCGGCGTGCTCGCCATGGACTGGTCGCTCGACCACGTGGGGCCGATGACGCGCTCGGTGTGGGACGCGGCGGCCATCCTGCAGGCCATTGCCGGCCACGACCCCGCCGATCCCGGCTCGCTCCACGGGCCCGTGCCTGACTTCATGGCCGGGCTCGATCGGGGCGCGAGGGGTATCCGGCTCGGCCTGCTCCGCCGCTACTACGTGGACTGGCCGGGCCTCGACGCCGAGGTGAAGGCCGCCGCGCTCGAGGCCTTCGACGTGCTCACGCGCGAGGGCGCCACGTTCCAGGACGTGGACGCGCCCATGCTCGACATGGCTCCGGCGGTGTGGACGTGCTTTCTCGCCGAGATGTTCGAGTACCACCGCGAGATGGCGGCCCGCGCGCCCGAGAAATATCGCGAGGGCACGCGCATCCGCATGTACATGGGCGCGCTCGTCTCCGCCCCGGATTTCCTCCGCGCCCAGCGGCTGCGTGCCCGCTTCCGCCGCGAGATCGACGGGCTCCTCGCGCGCTGTGACGCGCTGATCTTCCCCGGCCAGGCTGGCCCCGCCCAGCGCTTCGAGGACATCTCCTCCGCCGAGGTGATGGCGTCGGGATCGCGCTACACGAGCCCCTGGAACCTGCTGGGGCTGCCCGCGGCGAACGTGCCGTCGGGCTTTACCCGCGCCGGCTTGCCCGTGTCCATCCAGATCGTGGGGCGCGCGGGCGACGACGCCACCGTGCTGCGCATCGCGCGCGCCTACGAGCGCGTGACGGAGTGGCACCGGCGGCGTCCCGATCCCGCGGGGTGGAAGCTCGCCTGA
- a CDS encoding amidase, with translation MNATDLCYTPATRLAEMIRTKALSPVELTRAVLERIERLNPKVNAFCTLLADAAVDSARAAEAAVMKGGPLGPLHGIPFSIKDLAFTKGVRTMGGSFIYEHRVPDLDAPYVRRLKEAGGVFLGKTTTPEFGWKGLSDSPLTGATRNPWNLAMTAGGSSAGAGAGAACGLGPLHQGSDGAGSIRIPSAFCGVFGHKPSYGRVSQAPVSNADYTTHIGPMTRTVQDAALMLSVMAGPDPLDKTALDAAPADYVGLLGRGVKGLKIAWSPHLDGLRVDPEVGELAQQAARAFEGLGAKVEQVTCNFMDTHEMIRAMWAAHEAGIYGEHLPKWRDKMDPGLVACIADGYKVSMEQYIQWRGRKLTFCDSVWPLFRQYDLLLTPSLSVAAFPVNRLNPEHWPQHVWDWLPWASFSYPFNFTGQPAATVPCGFTLSGLPVGLQIVGRLRDDLTVLQASAAFESARPWAARRPALD, from the coding sequence ATGAACGCCACCGACCTCTGCTACACGCCCGCCACCCGGCTCGCCGAGATGATCCGCACCAAGGCGCTCTCGCCCGTGGAGCTCACGCGGGCGGTGCTCGAGCGCATCGAGCGGCTGAACCCGAAGGTGAATGCGTTCTGCACGCTGCTCGCCGATGCCGCGGTGGATTCCGCGCGCGCGGCCGAGGCTGCGGTCATGAAGGGCGGGCCGCTCGGGCCGCTCCACGGCATCCCGTTCTCCATCAAGGACCTCGCGTTCACCAAGGGCGTGCGCACCATGGGCGGCTCCTTCATATACGAGCACCGCGTGCCCGACCTCGACGCGCCCTACGTGCGGCGACTGAAGGAGGCGGGCGGCGTCTTCCTCGGCAAGACCACCACGCCGGAATTCGGCTGGAAGGGCCTCAGCGACTCGCCGCTCACCGGCGCCACACGGAATCCGTGGAACCTCGCCATGACCGCGGGGGGCTCCAGCGCGGGCGCCGGAGCGGGCGCCGCCTGCGGGCTGGGACCACTCCATCAGGGGTCGGACGGCGCCGGCTCCATCCGTATCCCGTCCGCCTTCTGCGGGGTCTTCGGCCACAAGCCGTCCTACGGCCGCGTGTCCCAGGCGCCGGTGTCGAACGCCGATTACACCACCCACATCGGCCCCATGACGCGCACGGTGCAGGATGCCGCCCTCATGCTCTCGGTGATGGCGGGTCCCGACCCGCTCGACAAGACGGCGCTCGACGCGGCGCCGGCGGACTACGTGGGCCTGCTCGGCAGGGGCGTGAAGGGCCTCAAGATCGCCTGGAGTCCCCATCTCGACGGGCTTCGCGTCGATCCTGAGGTGGGGGAGCTGGCGCAGCAGGCGGCGCGCGCCTTCGAGGGACTCGGGGCGAAGGTGGAGCAGGTGACGTGCAACTTCATGGACACGCACGAGATGATTCGCGCCATGTGGGCCGCGCACGAGGCCGGCATCTACGGCGAGCATCTCCCGAAGTGGCGCGACAAGATGGACCCGGGCCTCGTGGCCTGCATCGCCGACGGCTACAAGGTGAGCATGGAGCAGTACATCCAGTGGCGCGGGCGCAAGCTCACCTTCTGCGACAGCGTGTGGCCGCTCTTTCGGCAGTACGATCTCCTCCTCACGCCGAGCCTGTCGGTGGCGGCCTTCCCGGTGAACCGGCTGAACCCCGAGCACTGGCCGCAGCACGTGTGGGACTGGCTGCCCTGGGCATCGTTCTCGTACCCGTTCAACTTCACCGGCCAGCCCGCCGCCACCGTGCCCTGCGGCTTCACGCTGTCGGGGTTGCCGGTCGGTCTGCAGATCGTGGGGCGGCTGCGCGACGATCTCACCGTGCTCCAGGCCTCCGCCGCCTTCGAGTCGGCGCGGCCGTGGGCGGCGCGCCGCCCCGCGCTGGACTAG
- a CDS encoding protoglobin domain-containing protein translates to MEAWRHPGADMEGFIRELAVFVGFDEAAMAAVRASAPAVLKHGDALTAAVYEHFLKFPHSARFFLGPDGTPDRTRIERRRHSLARWLRESAEAALTHDFAYYLLGVGISHSHREFGPGGKVPPQLMVATMSITQSALADVLKAELPVDAAYDAAVAWNKLLLIHLNVFLVGYFLPEA, encoded by the coding sequence ATGGAGGCGTGGCGGCACCCCGGCGCGGACATGGAGGGATTCATCCGCGAGCTCGCGGTGTTCGTCGGCTTCGACGAGGCGGCGATGGCCGCGGTGCGCGCGAGCGCGCCCGCCGTACTCAAGCACGGCGACGCCCTCACCGCCGCGGTGTACGAGCACTTCTTGAAGTTCCCGCATTCCGCGCGCTTCTTCCTCGGCCCCGACGGCACGCCCGATCGCACGCGCATCGAGCGCCGGCGCCACAGCCTCGCGCGCTGGCTCCGCGAGTCGGCGGAGGCGGCGCTCACCCACGACTTCGCCTACTACCTCCTCGGCGTGGGCATCTCGCACAGCCACCGCGAGTTCGGCCCCGGCGGCAAGGTCCCGCCGCAGCTCATGGTGGCGACGATGAGCATCACGCAATCCGCCCTCGCCGACGTCCTCAAGGCGGAACTGCCGGTGGACGCGGCGTACGACGCGGCGGTGGCGTGGAACAAGCTGCTCCTCATCCACTTGAACGTCTTCCTCGTGGGGTACTTCCTGCCCGAGGCCTAG
- a CDS encoding LppP/LprE family lipoprotein, whose amino-acid sequence MTARGAASALLTLVLGLGGCATTSAPSPDLPRGGGWLDQILLPWNERGAAVPKPPPPSPQHGDNLARCRPGIRGPLTPAERAVTAAGWWLYPNSTRSLGDVSVVGASSDWDGMCRPWSYQAFGFVGERFVGTLSPVLMDSRTDGAWQTAKIETPVHLSAQFLRYAREDPLCCPTRVSEVTYRIDLPMSARESPVLVPLVVDTRSLPR is encoded by the coding sequence GTGACGGCGCGGGGCGCGGCATCCGCGCTCCTCACCCTGGTCCTGGGGCTTGGAGGCTGCGCGACCACGAGCGCGCCATCTCCCGATCTCCCGCGTGGCGGCGGGTGGCTCGACCAGATCCTCCTGCCGTGGAACGAGCGCGGCGCCGCGGTGCCGAAGCCCCCGCCCCCCTCGCCGCAGCATGGGGACAATCTCGCGCGCTGCCGCCCCGGCATTCGCGGGCCCCTCACCCCCGCCGAGCGCGCGGTGACCGCGGCGGGCTGGTGGCTCTACCCGAATTCCACGCGCAGCCTCGGCGACGTCAGCGTGGTGGGCGCCTCGTCGGACTGGGACGGCATGTGCCGGCCGTGGTCGTATCAGGCCTTCGGGTTCGTGGGGGAGCGCTTCGTGGGCACGCTCTCGCCCGTCCTCATGGACTCCCGCACCGACGGCGCCTGGCAGACGGCGAAGATCGAGACGCCGGTGCACCTGAGCGCCCAGTTCCTCCGTTACGCCCGCGAGGACCCGCTCTGCTGTCCCACGCGGGTCAGCGAGGTCACCTACCGCATCGATCTCCCGATGAGCGCTCGGGAAAGTCCGGTTCTCGTGCCCCTCGTCGTCGACACGCGCTCGCTGCCCCGCTAG
- the msrB gene encoding peptide-methionine (R)-S-oxide reductase MsrB, which yields MAKPKHAEQLFEVTKSDAEWKAQLSPESYRVLREHGTERAGTSPLDKEYGKGTFLCAGCGLPLFASDTKFDSRTGWPSFWRPLDNAIGTSTDRGFFMVRTEVHCRRCGGHLGHVFDDGPPPTGLRYCMNGVSLSFQRG from the coding sequence ATGGCCAAGCCCAAGCACGCGGAACAGTTGTTCGAGGTCACCAAAAGTGACGCGGAATGGAAAGCGCAACTGAGCCCGGAGAGCTATCGTGTGCTGCGCGAGCACGGCACCGAGCGCGCGGGCACGAGCCCGCTCGACAAGGAGTACGGCAAGGGGACCTTTCTCTGCGCCGGCTGCGGGCTGCCGCTCTTCGCGTCGGACACCAAGTTCGACAGCCGGACCGGCTGGCCGAGCTTCTGGCGGCCGCTCGACAACGCGATCGGCACCAGCACCGACCGCGGCTTCTTCATGGTGCGCACCGAGGTGCATTGCCGGCGCTGCGGCGGGCATCTCGGCCACGTGTTCGACGACGGTCCGCCGCCCACGGGGCTCCGCTACTGCATGAACGGGGTCTCGCTCAGCTTCCAGCGCGGGTGA